Proteins from a genomic interval of Papaver somniferum cultivar HN1 chromosome 4, ASM357369v1, whole genome shotgun sequence:
- the LOC113274745 gene encoding uncharacterized protein LOC113274745 produces MGRQQENLDKMKVRQDYRNLWHTDLMSTIQADTPYCCMALWCGPCVSYMLRKRAIYNDMRRYVCCAGYLPCSGRCGESKCPEFCLATEVCLCFGNSVASTRFLLQDEFNIQTTQCDNCIIGFMFCLQQVACIFSIVAMIVGSEEISEASQILSCLSDLVYCSVCACMQTQHKIEMDKRDGVFGPQVMGVPPVQNMSRIDQPVPPHVGYPPQQGYGYPPPQPQGYPPAGYPPQGYPPAGYPPAGYPPAGYPPK; encoded by the exons ATGGGGCGTCAACAGGAGAATTTGGATAAGATGAAGGTTCGTCAGGATTATAGAAATCTATGGCATACTGATCTTATGAGCACTATTCAAGCTGATACTCCTT attGTTGTATGGCGTTGTGGTG TGGACCATGTGTATCCTACATGCTTCGGAAACGAGCTATTTACAATGACATGAGAAG GTATGTTTGCTGTGCTGGTTATCTCCCATGCAGTGGTAGATGTGGAGAAAGTAAGTGCCCTGAGTTTTGCCTTGCTACTGAG GTTTGCCTTTGTTTTGGAAATTCAGTTGCATCCACCCGTTTTCTATTGCAAGACGAGTTCAATATACAGACAACACAATGTGATAATTGCATTATT GGGTTCATGTTCTGTCTTCAACAAGTTGCCTGCATATTTTCCATTGTTGCAATGATTGTTGGAAGTGAGGAAATATCAGAAGCTTCTCAGATATTATCCTGCCTGTCTGATCTCGTCTATTGCTC GGTTTGTGCTTGTATGCAG ACACAACACAAGATTGAAATGGACAAAAGGGATGGAGTCTTTGGACCTCAAGTGATGGGAGTACCTCCTGTTCAAAATATGTCGCGCATTGACCAGCCAGTTCCTCCACATGTTGGATACCCACCACAGCAAGGATATGGATACCCACCACCCCAGCCTCAGGGTTACCCACCTGCTGGTTATCCCCCACAAGGATACCCTCCAGCTGGCTACCCACCTGCTGGTTACCCACCAGCAGGTTATCCTCCAAAGTAA